The following proteins are encoded in a genomic region of Vigna radiata var. radiata cultivar VC1973A unplaced genomic scaffold, Vradiata_ver6 scaffold_7, whole genome shotgun sequence:
- the LOC106753831 gene encoding ankyrin repeat domain-containing protein 65, translated as MDRLIKVDPTNTVSIRMEPGQKCHGKITLRNVMYTMPVAFRLQPLIKTRYTVKPQSGIISPLASVTVEILYHLPQGSILPHSFPHSEDSFLLHSVVVPGATIKEPSSMFESVPSDWFTAKKKQVFIDSGIKIIFVGSLILAQLVHDGSIDEIREALEHSEASWKAVDSVDSNGDTLLHVAISKSRPDLVQLLLEFNADIEAKDRSGMTPLEKACSLGEELIVELLLAHKATTERTETSSLGAIHLAAREGHVEVLRLLLLKGANVDSLTKDGETALHLAVKHGERDFVRMLLANDARTDVRDSREGDTCLHVAAGVGDEEMVKLLLKKGANKDVRNFASRTAYDVAAKKGHAGVFDALGLGDGLCSAARRGEVRSIQRLIEGGAVVNGRDQHGWTALHRACFKGRVEAVRVLLERGSDVDARDEEGYSALHCAVESGHADVAEVLVKKGADVEARTNKGVTALQIAEALGYVGITRVLVSGGAESLGHVAQGEEVVEVKMKKKKMGRRRERSIRGSFDRSMPLAVL; from the coding sequence ATGGACAGGCTAATAAAAGTAGACCCGACCAACACTGTTTCGATAAGGATGGAGCCAGGCCAAAAATGCCACGGCAAAATTACCTTACGCAATGTTATGTACACGATGCCGGTGGCGTTCAGACTTCAACCGTTGATCAAAACGCGTTACACTGTGAAGCCTCAATCTGGGATCATATCCCCGTTAGCCTCAGTAACCGTAGAAATCCTCTACCATCTCCCACAAGGCTCCATTCTCCCTCACTCCTTCCCTCACTCCGAGGACTCCTTCCTCCTCCACAGCGTCGTGGTTCCCGGCGCCACCATCAAAGAACCCTCCTCCATGTTCGAGTCCGTTCCCTCCGACTGGTTCACGGCCAAGAAGAAACAAGTCTTCATCGACAGTGGCATCAAGATCATCTTCGTCGGCTCGCTCATTCTCGCACAGCTAGTCCACGATGGCTCCATTGACGAAATCAGAGAAGCTCTCGAACACAGTGAAGCTTCATGGAAAGCCGTTGACTCCGTTGACTCAAACGGCGACACGCTCCTTCACGTGGCGATTTCAAAGAGCAGACCCGACCTAGTTCAATTACTCCTCGAGTTCAACGCAGACATCGAAGCAAAAGATCGTTCTGGCATGACCCCTCTGGAAAAAGCCTGCTCTTTGGGCGAAGAACTGATCGTTGAGCTTCTGTTAGCTCACAAGGCCACCACAGAGAGAACGGAAACCTCGTCTTTGGGTGCGATTCATTTGGCGGCGCGAGAAGGGCACGTTGAGGTTCTGCGTCTGTTGTTACTCAAAGGCGCGAATGTTGACTCGTTGACCAAAGACGGCGAAACCGCGCTGCACCTTGCAGTGAAGCATGGCGAGAGAGATTTCGTGAGGATGTTGCTGGCGAACGACGCGCGAACCGACGTTCGCGACTCGCGAGAGGGTGACACGTGTCTGCACGTGGCGGCGGGTGTGGGGGACGAGGAGATGGTGAAGCTGTTGCTGAAGAAAGGGGCGAACAAGGACGTGAGGAACTTCGCGAGTAGGACAGCGTACGACGTGGCGGCGAAGAAGGGGCATGCGGGCGTGTTTGACGCGCTGGGGCTCGGGGACGGGCTGTGCTCGGCGGCGAGGAGGGGGGAGGTGAGGAGCATCCAGCGGCTGATCGAGGGCGGCGCGGTGGTGAACGGGAGGGACCAGCACGGGTGGACGGCGCTGCACAGGGCTTGTTTCAAGGGGAGGGTGGAGGCTGTTAGGGTTTTGTTGGAGAGAGGCAGCGACGTGGACGCGAGGGATGAGGAGGGGTACAGTGCGCTGCACTGCGCGGTGGAGTCGGGGCATGCTGACGTGGCGGAGGTGCTGGTGAAGAAGGGGGCGGATGTTGAGGCGAGGACTAACAAGGGCGTGACGGCGCTGCAGATCGCGGAGGCGTTGGGTTACGTTGGGATTACGAGGGTGCTGGTTAGCGGCGGTGCGGAGAGCCTGGGACACGTGGCGCAGGGAGAAGAAGTTGTGgaggtgaagatgaagaagaagaaaatgggaaGAAGGAGGGAGCGATCGATTCGGGGGAGCTTTGATCGGTCAATGCCTTTGGCTGTGCTCTAG
- the LOC106753903 gene encoding 5-methyltetrahydropteroyltriglutamate--homocysteine methyltransferase → MASHIVGYPRMGPKRELKFALESFWDGKSSAEDLQKVAADLRASIWKQMANAGIKYIPSNTFSYYDQVLDATATLGAVPQRYGWTGGEIGFDTYFSMARGNATVPAMEMTKWFDTNYHFIVPELGPDVNFTYSSHKAVDEYKEAKALGVDTVPVLVGPVTYLLLSKPAKGVEKTFNLLSLLPKVLAVYKEVIADLKAAGASWIQFDEPTLVLDLESHKLQAFTDAYAELAPALSGLNVLIETYFADVPAAAYKTLTSLNGVTAYGFDLVRGTKTLDLIKGGFPSGKYLFAGVVDGRNIWANDLASSLATLQGLEGIVGKDNLVVSTSSSLLHTAVDLVNETKLDDEIKSWLAFAAQKIVEVNALAKALSGNKDEAFFSANAAAQASRKSSPRVTNEAVQKAAAALKGSDHRRATNVSARLDAQQKKLNLPILPTTTIGSFPQTVELRRVRREFKANKISEEEYVKSIKEEIHKVVQLQEELDIDVLVHGEPERNDMVEYFGEQLSGFAFTVNGWVQSYGSRCVKPPIIYGDVSRPKPMTVFWSSVAQSFTKRPMKGMLTGPVTILNWSFVRNDQPRSETTYQIALAIKDEVEDLEKAGITVIQIDEAALREGLPLRKSEQADYLDWAVHSFRITNVGVQDTTQIHTHMCYSNFNDIIHSIINMDADVITIENSRSDEKLLSVFREGVKYGAGIGPGVYDIHSPRIPPTEEIADRINKMLAVLEKNILWVNPDCGLKTRKYTEVKPALTNMVAAAKLIRNELAK, encoded by the exons ATGGCATCTCATATCGTCGGATACCCCCGCATGGGTCCCAAGAGAGAGCTCAAGTTCGCTCTCGAGTCTTTCTGGGATGGCAAAAGCAGCGCCGAGGATTTGCAGAAGGTTGCTGCTGATCTCAGGGCATCCATCTGGAAGCAGATGGCTAATGCCGGGATCAAGTACATCCCCAGCAACACTTTCTCTTACTATGATCAGGTGCTTGATGCCACCGCCACCCTCGGCGCCGTCCCACAAAGGTATGGCTGGACCGGTGGTGAGATTGGTTTTGACACCTACTTCTCCATGGCCAGAGGTAATGCTACCGTGCCTGCTATGGAGATGACCAAGTGGTTCGACACCAACTA CCACTTTATTGTCCCTGAATTGGGACCTGATGTGAACTTCACCTATTCTTCTCACAAGGCTGTTGACGAATACAAGGAGGCCAAGGCG CTTGGAGTGGATACCGTTCCTGTCCTCGTTGGCCCAGTCACATACTTGTTGCTCTCCAAGCCTGCCAAGGGTGTGGAGAAAACTTTTAATCTCCTTTCTCTCCTTCCCAAAGTTCTTGCTGTCTACAA GGAAGTTATTGCTGACCTTAAGGCAGCTGGTGCTTCATGGATTCAATTTGATGAGCCTACCCTTGTCTTGGACCTTGAGTCTCACAAGTTACAAGCATTTACCGATGCATATGCAGAACTTGCACCTGCTTTGTCTGGTTTGAATGTTCTTATTGAGACCTACTTTGCTGACGTCCCTGCTGCGGCATACAAGACTCTCACATCTCTGAACGGCGTCACTGCATATGGATTTGATTTAGTCCGTGGAACCAAGACTCTTGATTTGATCAAGGGTGGATTTCCAAGTGGAAAATACCTCTTTGCTGGAGTGGTTGATGGAAGGAACATCTGGGCTAATGATCTTGCTTCTTCTCTCGCTACATTACAGGGTCTTGAGGGCATTGTGGGCAAAG ATAACCTTGTTGTGTCTACCTCCTCTTCCCTTCTTCACACTGCTGTTGATCTTGTTAATGAGACCAAGTTGGATGATGAGATTAAGTCATGGCTAGCTTTTGCTGCCCAAAAAATTGTTGAAGTTAACGCATTGGCTAAGGCTTTGTCTGGCAACAAGGATGAG GCTTTCTTCTCTGCTAATGCTGCAGCTCAGGCTTCAAGAAAGTCCTCTCCAAGAGTGACTAATGAGGCTGTTCAGAAGGCT GCTGCTGCATTGAAGGGCTCAGATCATCGTCGTGCAACAAATGTCAGTGCCAGACTGGATGCTCAGCAAAAGAAGCTTAACCTTCCAATCCTTCCAACCACCACCATTGGATCCTTCCCTCAGACTGTAGAACTGAGGAGGGTACGCCGTGAGTTCAAGGCTAACAA GATCTCCGAGGAAGAATATGTTAAGTCAATCAAGGAGGAAATTCACAAAGTTGTTCAACTTCAAGAAGAGCTTGATATTGATGTTTTGGTTCATGGAGAGCCAGAG AGGAATGATATGGTTGAGTACTTCGGTGAGCAGTTGTCAGGCTTTGCCTTCACTGTTAATGGGTGGGTGCAATCCTATGGATCTCGTTGCGTGAAGCCACCAATCATCTATGGTGATGTGAGCCGCCCCAAGCCAATGACTGTCTTCTGGTCATCTGTAGCTCAGAGCTTTACCAAACGCCCAATGAAGGGAATGCTTACCGGCCCTGTTACCATTCTCAACTGGTCCTTTGTTAGAAACGATCAACCTAG ATCTGAAACCACCTATCAGATTGCTTTGGCCATCAAGGACGAAGTAGAAGACCTTGAAAAGGCTGGCATTACTGTCATCCAAATTGATGAAGCTGCTTTGAGAGAGGGTCTGCCACTGAGGAAATCGGAGCAAGCTGACTACTTGGACTGGGCCGTTCATTCCTTCAGAATCACCAATGTTGGCGTCCAGGATACCACTCAG ATCCACACTCACATGTGCTACTCCAACTTCAACGACATCATCCACTCCATCATTAACATGGATGCCGACGTTATCACTATTGAGAACTCTCGTTCTGACGAGAAGCTCCTCTCAGTGTTCCGTGAAGGTGTGAAGTATGGTGCTGGAATTGGCCCTGGTGTGTACGACATCCACTCCCCAAGAATACCACCAACTGAGGAAATTGCTGACAGAATCAACAAGATGCTTGCAGTGCTGGAGAAGAACATCTTGTGGGTGAATCCCGACTGTGGGCTCAAGACCCGTAAGTACACAGAGGTGAAACCAGCCCTCACAAACATGGTTGCCGCAGCAAAACTCATCCGCAACGAGCTTGCCAAGTGA